The following proteins come from a genomic window of Bactrocera dorsalis isolate Fly_Bdor chromosome 6, ASM2337382v1, whole genome shotgun sequence:
- the LOC125779471 gene encoding uncharacterized protein LOC125779471, whose product MSTRKYKSGSEKRKRKKESEEQNKKLPKISQYFNNQDSIQEESNEQRDGKAENDDISGNIAGPDNSEYLDSEQPQPGTSKSLNESCLNIEKLKSLPHVTAKDNFKELNDHVKRFVIENGHCKPKGPFLRDSNNRSFLDKYYYTVSKSGVKLERTWLSYSLLHQKAYCEPCWLFANRASKNIQNIWMEGYDDWKHIVEAIERHETSKEHLHSCFVHRQWQLH is encoded by the exons ATGTCTACTCG AAAGTATAAGAGTGGAAGCGAAAAACGAAAGCGAAAGAAGGAGtctgaagaacaaaataaaaagttacctAAAATAAGTCAGTACTTTAATAATCAAGATAGTATACAAGAAGAATCAAATGAACAGCGCGACGGAAAGGCAGAAAATGATGACATAAGTGGCAATATCGCAGGGCCCGATAACAGTGAATATTTAGATTCAGAGCAACCACAACCAGGTACGAGTAAATCTTTAAATGAATCATGTTTgaacatagaaaaattaaaatctttaccGCATGTTACTGCTAAAGATAACTTTAAAGAACTCAATGATCATGTAAAACGGTTTGTGATCGAAAACGGACACTGTAAACCAAAAGGCCCCTTTTTAAGGGATAGTAATAATAGATCTTTcttagataaatattattacactgTTTCTAAATCTGGCGTAAAGTTAGAACGTACATGGCTGTCCTATTCTCTATTGCATCAAAAAGCATATTGTGAACCATGTTGGTTATTCGCAAATAGGGcatctaaaaatatacaaaatatttggatGGAAggctatgatgattggaaacatATTGTGGAAGCCATAGAAAGACATGAGACATCGAAAGAACATTTGCACTCATGTTTTGTACATCGACAGTGGCAGTTACATTGA